CGCTCTTCAGTTCGCACGATGTCGCGGATGGTGTCGCGGTTCTCGTAGTCGAGTCGCTCGGCCTGCATGTCCACGAGTTCGTCGAGGGGCGCGTCGACGCCGACGTTGTCGACGAGTCGCTTCGTCCGGCGGAGCACCATGCGCGCGAGGTAGCCCGTCCCGACGTTCGAGGGGACGATGCCGTCGCCGAACATGTATGCCAGAGTGCGGCAGTGGTCGGCGATGGCGTAGATGTCTTCGAGGGGACGCAGGAGGCTCGTGAGTTCGTCGACGTCGACGCCGAGTTCGTCGGCGATGTCGCCGCGGGCCTCGTACACGTCGTCCACCTCGTCGATGTCGAGGTACCCGGACAGTTTCGCCGCGCGGTGGACGAGTTCCTCGTCCTCTTCGGAGAGGGAGACGTTGGCGTTCTCCTTCAGGAACTCGATCATGTCGGGGTACACCGCCTCGTAGACGGTGGCGGTGCCCTGCGACACCCACGCCCAGCGTTCGAGGCCGTACCCGGTGTCGACGATGTAGGTGTCCATCGGCGAGTACCGGTTGCCGTCCTTCATCTCGTAGTCGCCGTCGGGGTCCTGCTCCATCGACATGAAGACGAGGGTGGCGAGTTCGGCGCCTCGGTACAGCACCTCGAAGGCGGGGCCGGCGTTGCCGCCGCCGACCCACGGGTCCTCGATGTACGTTATCTCCTCCAAATCGGCGCCCATGTGCTCGAAGAACTCGTCGCAGAGTTCGACCGTCTCGTCCTTCCAGTACACCTCGCCGGAGTAGGCGTACTCGTCGCCCACCTCCTCGCGGGCGTTGAAGGCGTGGTGGGCCATCATCTCGAACGCCATCGTGTGCCGGCCCGTCTTCCCCACGTTGTCGATGTCCTGCATCCGGATGCAGGGCTGGGAGATGGTCAGGGGGTTCGCCGGCGGCGGCGTCTGACCGCTGGTGACGAGGGGTTGGAAGTCGTAGATAGAGGCCTGCGTCAACAGCACGTCGTCGCGCCAGCGGTTCGCCGCGACCGGGTAGGGTTCGATTCGCTCGTGCCCGTGCTCCTCGAAGAACGAGAGGAACTCCTCTCGCATCTCCTCTAAGGTGTACTCCTCGGCGAAGCCCGGGTTGTCGATGAACGAGTAGTCGTCCGCGGGCGGTTCCCCGCAGGTCTCCCGGTCGGGGTCGCGCGTCCAGAAGTACGCGTCGGTCACCGGGCACTGCTTCCGGTGGAATCCCTCCTCCTCGAAGTAGTCGAGGCGGTACTCCTCTTCGAGTTCGCTCATTACACCAGATTGACCCACGGCCGGGTAAAACAGTTCCGGGTAAGCGGCGCGGGAGGCGCCGATTTCGGCCTCGTTTCCCGCCGCCGTCGGGCGAAAAGAGCGTCGGACGCGCGGACGACGACTCGTCGCCGTCGACACCGCTAACGTCGCCGCGAGCGTCCTTTCGTTCATGGAGATACGCGAGTCCATCCGGCGGAGACCCGTCGTCGAGTGGGCGGCATGGGTACTGCTCTCGGAACTGGCCGGCGTCGTCGGCGGCGTCGCGACGGCGTCGGCCGTCGGAACGTGGTACGCGACGCTCGCGCAACCGTCGTTCGCCCCGTCGAGTTGGGTGTTCGGACCCGTGTGGACGGCGCTGTACGCCCTCATGGGGACGGCGGCGTTCCTCGTCTCTCGCTCCGCGGACCCGCGCGCCCGAACGGCGCTGTACGCCTTCGTCGGCCACCTCCTCCTCAACGCGGCGTGGTCGTTCGCGTTCTTCGGCCTGCGGTCGACGCTGTACGGCCTCGTCGTCATCGTCCCTCTCCTCGGCGCCGTCGCCGCGGTGACCGCCCTGTTCGGACGCGTCGACCGCCGGGCCGCGATTCTCATGCTGCCGTACCTCGGGTGGGTGGCGTTCGCGACGGCGCTCAACTACCGGTTCTGGGCGCTAAACTGAACGGGCGTGGGATATCCCACCGCGGCACGCGGGAACGTCCCGCAACAGTTATATGAATTCTGGGTCTCCCTTAGTCAGACCGACGTGCAAGACGTTGAACACGTACGACTCGCGGCGGACGACGCGGCCGCCCTCGGCGGCGTCGCGTCGAACGCCACGACGGGGGTGGGGATAGCGACGCTGGCGGCGGCCGAAACCGGCGAACGCGCCGTCGACGTCGCCGTCGTCACCGACCCGGAACGGGAGTTCGACCTCGACGTTCCCGTCGTCTGTTACGCCGACTG
This is a stretch of genomic DNA from Halogeometricum sp. S3BR5-2. It encodes these proteins:
- a CDS encoding TspO/MBR family protein, with amino-acid sequence MEIRESIRRRPVVEWAAWVLLSELAGVVGGVATASAVGTWYATLAQPSFAPSSWVFGPVWTALYALMGTAAFLVSRSADPRARTALYAFVGHLLLNAAWSFAFFGLRSTLYGLVVIVPLLGAVAAVTALFGRVDRRAAILMLPYLGWVAFATALNYRFWALN